Proteins encoded within one genomic window of Triticum aestivum cultivar Chinese Spring chromosome 2D, IWGSC CS RefSeq v2.1, whole genome shotgun sequence:
- the LOC123054079 gene encoding glycine-rich cell wall structural protein 2, with the protein MDAPRGTPPGRARAPPPGWIGDSGSGQGSGPDGSWRYGWEWASGPGGGWGYGHSSEQSPGGAAFGFGYGSGGGGGGGGGGGSGRGGFGFGRLGGHAGGFGWGVGPGGHAGDWSGGHAGGWGSGSGGWGAGGGAFGGGHGGWGARAGFRGGSQRPPRGGRGGGN; encoded by the coding sequence ATGGACGCGCCGAGGGGTACCCCGCCGGGGCGGGCACGGGCGCCGCCACCCGGATGGATCGGCGATTCTGGGTCCGGGCAGGGCTCTGGACCCGACGGCTCCTGGAGGTACGGCTGGGAGTGGGCTTCAGGGCCTGGAGGCGGCTGGGGCTACGGCCACAGCTCAGAGCAGAGCCCAGGCGGCGCCGCGTTTGGGTTCGGCTAcggcagcggcggtggtggaggaggaggaggcggagggggGAGCGGACGTGGAGGCTTCGGGTTCGGCAGGCTCGGCGGCCACGCCGGCGGGTTCGGCTGGGGTGTCGGGCCCGGCGGCCATGCTGGCGACTGGAGCGGCGGCCATGCTGGCGGCTGGGGCAGCGGGAGCGGCGGCTGGGGAGCAGGCGGTGGGGCCTTTGGAGGCGGCCACGGCGGCTGGGGCGCGCGCGCAGGGTTCCGCGGCGGGAGCCAACGGCCACCGCgcggaggacgcggcggcggcaatTGA
- the LOC123054078 gene encoding histone-lysine N-methyltransferase, H3 lysine-9 specific SUVH5 — METGEAAVPPRATRGRRYKALTPWRFQRGFVRKQAKTPAAAPRGRGGAPVGGSGAKRSRSASVVGSGGRSAGDPTDGQSNKRSTRSATMKRPDGENSARSAGAGKDSQLRRSTRSATMKNSGAEMDCLLRRGTRSATAKNSDGVKVENSACSGAGKDFPLKRHTRSTAVNSSHAIKMENDSPSSAGKDSQIKRGTHRVTTRSSNGEKMDNNARTGAEMDSGLGKSSCNIMGDGLANAAGGDCCFERPDYSGVLRDEHVQNFRTGGSVGAGDGAACIPEGIQSNVGAENCESEGSKKSRVTGNRLKSNVSSAADHVLEQPEGKGANTGNGASKESDVAAKGCSSAVPGSNANDPNCRRGRKAIVPWRFQIGYKRSFSKAFCSNGGSLETPEYRAQGSSTQCTPGTRSTVRCYASPLSNVRVSAVRDFSSGKGEKETRTAYKKVKTEKDDDNQGMPKNGVALAREKAIRSLQDFRLIYKNLLNKLEDRSREGGADLQAYKIFRDRFLAQCNDERFVGNVPGIHVGDIFYARVELCIIGLHRPHRLGIDHIRKEDGTCIAVSIVAYALLSDVKDNFDALVYSGSRTATMNQKIESTNLALKKSMDTKTPVRVIHGFTIHAKKNSQRKSILVYGGLYLVEKYWREKESEDRYVYMFRMRRMAGQKHIDIEAIMKSEQAEPYDGVIMKDISQGLERIPVSVLNSISDEHPMPYIYMSRLKYPPNYQPAPPAGCACVGGCSDSKLCACVVKNGGEIPFNDKGCIIAAKPLVYECGPSCKCPPTCHNRVGQKGIKFRLQVFKTKSMGWGVKTLDYIPSGSFVCEYIGEVLDDEEAQKRMTDEYLFAIGHNYYDESLWEGLSRSIPSLQNGPGKDEEAGFAVDASKMGNFAKFINHSCTPNLYAQNVLYDHDDKSAPHIMFFACEDIPPGQELVYHYNYAIDQVYDENGNIKKKKCLCGSVECDGWLY; from the coding sequence ATGGAGACCGGGGAGGCGGCGGTGCCGCCCAGGGCGACCAGAGGGCGGAGGTACAAGGCGCTCACGCCGTGGCGCTTCCAGCGCGGCTTCGTCAGGAAGCAGGCCAAgacccccgccgccgcgcccagaGGCCGTGGCGGTGCGCCGGTGGGCGGTTCTGGCGCCAAGCGTTCCAGATCGGCGTCGGTGGTGGGGAGCGGCGGCCGTAGCGCGGGAGATCCGACGGACGGCCAGTCGAACAAGAGAAGCACGCGCAGTGCGACCATGAAGAGGCCCGATGGGGAGAACAGCGCTCGCAGCGCCGGTGCTGGAAAGGATAGCCAGTTGAGGAGAAGCACGCGCAGTGcgaccatgaagaactccggtgctGAAATGGATTGCCTGTTGAGAAGAGGCACACGCAGTGCGACTGCCAAGAACTCCGATGGGGTTAAAGTGGAGAACAGCGCCTGCAGCGGTGCCGGAAAGGATTTCCCGTTGAAGAGACACACACGCAGTACGGCTGTGAACAGCTCCCATGCTATTAAAATGGAGAACGACTCTCCTAGCAGTGCTGGAAAGGATTCCCAAATAAAGAGAGGCACACACAGAGTGACCACGAGGAGCTCCAATGGGGAGAAAATGGATAACAATGCTCGCACCGGTGCCGAAATGGATAGTGGTTTGGGCAAGTCCAGCTGCAATATTATGGGTGATGGGTTGGCCAACGCTGCTGGAGGAGATTGCTGTTTTGAGAGGCCAGACTACAGCGGTGTCCTGAGAGATGAACATGTCCAGAATTTTCGGACTGGTGGCAGCGTTGGTGCTGGTGATGGGGCAGCTTGCATCCCAGAGGGGATTCAGAGTAATGTAGGAGCTGAGAACTGTGAGTCTGAGGGTTCGAAGAAGTCCCGTGTGACTGGGAATAGGTTAAAGAGCAACGTTTCTTCTGCTGCAGATCATGTGCTGGAGCAGCCGGAGGGAAAAGGTGCTAACACGGGAAATGGGGCTTCCAAGGAGAGTGATGTAGCAGCCAAAGGGTGCAGCTCTGCAGTTCCTGGAAGCAATGCTAATGACCCAAATTGCCGCAGAGGGCGGAAAGCAATAGTGCCATGGAGGTTCCAGATCGGGTACAAGCGGTCATTCTCGAAAGCTTTCTGCTCTAATGGTGGATCACTTGAAACTCCGGAATACAGGGCTCAGGGCAGCTCAACACAGTGCACTCCAGGAACTAGAAGTACTGTGAGGTGCTATGCTAGCCCCCTTTCAAATGTTCGAGTTTCGGCCGTGCGTGATTTCTCCTCAGGGAAAGGCGAGAAGGAAACCCGAACAGCATATAAAAAGGTGAAAACTGAGAAGGATGATGATAATCAGGGAATGCCAAAAAATGGAGTTGCCCTTGCTAGGGAGAAAGCCATCAGATCCTTGCAGGATTTCCGCTTAATTTACAAGAATCTTTTGAATAAACTTGAAGACAGGTCACGGGAAGGAGGAGCCGATCTACAAGCTTACAAAATCTTCAGGGACAGGTTCCTTGCACAGTGTAATGACGAGAGATTTGTTGGCAATGTGCCTGGAATCCATGTTGGTGATATCTTTTATGCAAGGGTTGAGCTTTGCATTATCGGTCTTCATCGCCCACACCGGTTAGGGATTGACCATATCAGGAAGGAGGATGGTACTTGTATAGCTGTTAGCATCGTGGCATATGCACTTCTTTCTGATGTCAAGGATAATTTTGATGCCTTGGTGTATTCTGGATCAAGGACAGCTACAATGAATCAGAAGATAGAGAGTACCAATCTTGCACTGAAGAAGAGCATGGATACCAAAACACCAGTTCGTGTCATCCATGGTTTCACCATTCATGCTAAGAAGAACAGCCAGCGGAAGAGTATTCTTGTATATGGGGGTTTATATCTAGTTGAGAAATACTGGAGGGAGAAAGAAAGCGAAGATCGTTATGTTTATatgttccgaatgagaagaatgGCAGGTCAGAAACACATTGACATTGAAGCAATTATGAAATCAGAACAGGCTGAGCCATATGATGGTGTTATAATGAAAGATATATCCCAAGGGTTGGAGAGGATCCCGGTATCTGTTTTGAACTCAATATCTGATGAGCATCCGATGCCCTATATCTACATGTCTCGCCTGAAATACCCCCCTAACTATCAGCCAGCTCCTCCAGCAGGCTGTGCTTGTGTAGGCGGGTGCTCGGACTCTAAACTGTGTGCCTGTGTAGTGAAAAATGGTGGGGAGATCCCTTTCAATGATAAAGGCTGTATCATAGCTGCAAAACCTCTTGTTTATGAGTGTGGACCTTCTTGCAAGTGTCCTCCTACATGTCATAACAGAGTCGGCCAGAAAGGCATCAAATTTCGGCTGCAAGTGTTCAAGACCAAATCGATGGGTTGGGGCGTGAAGACTCTCGACTATATACCATCTGGAAGTTTCGTCTGTGAATACATTGGGGAAGTGCTGGATGATGAAGAAGCACAGAAAAGGATGACTGATGAGTACCTATTTGCTATAGGGCATAATTATTATGATGAATCCCTTTGGGAGGGCCTATCAAGATCTATACCCTCGCTTCAGAATGGTCCGGGTAAAGATGAAGAAGCTGGTTTTGCTGTTGATGCATCAAAGATGGGGAACTTTGCAAAATTTATTAATCATAGCTGCACCCCCAACCTCTATGCACAAAATGTTCTCTATGATCATGATGACAAGAGTGCTCCTCATATCATGTTCTTTGCCTGCGAAGATATTCCACCCGGTCAAGAGCTAGTATACCACTACAACTATGCCATAGATCAGGTTTATGATGAGAATGGTAACATCAAGAAGAAGAAATGCCTTTGTGGCTCTGTGGAGTGTGATGGCTGGTTGTATTAG